In Haloimpatiens massiliensis, the following are encoded in one genomic region:
- the spoVB gene encoding stage V sporulation protein B, translated as MNKDAFFKNSIILTCSNFITGILKFMFSIILSQSLGAMGLGLYSLIMPVYDFFAVVVCGGMITAMSKQCAYFNGKREFGNLHKSVKVSLFFDFFWALIIALILFLFSPLISNNIIKDTRALYSLWIICPAIIFVALSAILKGYFYGISKVFTPSLIDILEKAVRMIVIVSLISYFKLTDVTRTVTITYMALTIGEFFSFIFLFIFYKKSKCDYSVYHKNTKKSLELVWGVLTISLPLCINGMLTTGLYTVSTLMLPKRLIYGGLLHEEALALIGKFSGMAFTIIFFPFIAVSSLSTILVPDISENLSKGNFSSLQRRFSQVINISFVLGMSTLFICLSIPDNLGQLFFKRNDLAPFIKFAALSAPFIYVSSTTFGILNGLGKQKIVLRNSVLSALIELILIYILVSIPEINIYGYGISLIITSLFTLVANMYEIKKEYFISFSFINVLTNLFLGIIVFLTLTILNNIININNLIVKNIFLVILGFGIYIFSSSILYPILSHNHS; from the coding sequence ATGAATAAAGATGCTTTTTTTAAAAATTCAATTATACTTACTTGTTCTAATTTTATAACTGGAATACTTAAATTTATGTTTTCTATAATTTTATCCCAGAGTTTAGGCGCCATGGGCCTTGGACTTTATTCTCTAATAATGCCTGTGTATGATTTCTTCGCTGTAGTTGTTTGTGGTGGAATGATTACTGCTATGTCAAAACAATGTGCCTATTTTAATGGAAAAAGAGAATTTGGAAATCTACATAAATCTGTAAAAGTTTCATTATTCTTTGATTTTTTCTGGGCTTTAATTATAGCATTAATTCTATTTCTATTTTCACCACTAATAAGTAACAATATAATAAAAGATACTAGAGCCCTATATTCCCTTTGGATTATATGTCCTGCTATTATTTTTGTAGCTTTATCTGCAATTTTAAAGGGATATTTTTACGGTATATCTAAAGTTTTTACTCCATCCCTTATAGATATTTTAGAAAAAGCTGTTAGAATGATTGTTATAGTATCTCTTATATCTTATTTTAAACTTACTGATGTAACCAGAACTGTTACTATAACATATATGGCTTTAACTATAGGAGAATTTTTTAGTTTTATATTTTTATTCATATTTTATAAAAAAAGTAAATGTGATTATTCTGTATATCATAAAAACACTAAAAAATCTCTAGAACTTGTTTGGGGAGTATTAACAATCTCTTTACCTCTTTGTATAAATGGTATGTTAACCACAGGTTTATATACAGTGTCTACCTTAATGCTGCCTAAGCGACTAATATATGGTGGATTGTTACATGAAGAGGCATTAGCTTTAATAGGTAAATTTTCTGGAATGGCATTTACTATAATTTTCTTTCCCTTTATAGCAGTGAGTTCTCTTTCCACTATACTAGTTCCAGATATATCAGAAAATTTAAGTAAGGGAAATTTCTCATCGCTTCAAAGACGTTTTTCACAAGTTATAAATATATCTTTTGTTCTAGGTATGTCCACACTTTTTATTTGCCTTAGCATACCGGATAACTTAGGGCAGTTATTTTTCAAAAGAAACGATTTAGCACCTTTTATTAAATTTGCAGCTTTATCAGCTCCTTTTATATATGTATCTAGTACAACCTTTGGTATATTAAATGGTCTTGGAAAACAAAAAATAGTTTTAAGAAATTCAGTTTTATCTGCCTTAATAGAATTAATTTTAATATATATCCTAGTATCTATCCCAGAAATAAACATTTATGGTTATGGAATTAGTTTAATAATAACCTCATTGTTTACATTAGTTGCAAATATGTATGAGATTAAAAAAGAATATTTTATAAGTTTCTCCTTTATTAATGTACTAACTAATTTATTTTTAGGAATAATAGTATTCTTAACTTTAACTATATTAAATAATATAATAAATATTAAT
- a CDS encoding LysM peptidoglycan-binding domain-containing protein: protein MKNKKICILLTTFLLSFPISVHAQTISYSVKSGDTLWKISKAFNTTISSIINLNNLSNPNYIYVGQKLIVNDSSVANSNIQTTNYTVKFGDNLWSISQKFNTTMETIYKSNLLSSYTIMPGQILTIPINSTTVVKPVGINIYATRKSNYYGDIYTWENARRLFTVDTIGTLKDISTGMSFDVKYYGGSNHADIIPLTQSDTYTMKRIFGSWSWSKKRPMVLYFKQGNSYYQLAVSVTGMPHSTTNIYNNGVSGHFDMYFYNSTSHVNNSIDTTHQNNILKASGR, encoded by the coding sequence ATGAAAAACAAAAAAATTTGCATATTATTAACAACATTTCTTTTAAGTTTTCCAATAAGTGTACATGCCCAAACCATAAGTTATAGTGTAAAAAGTGGCGACACTCTTTGGAAGATATCTAAAGCATTTAACACTACAATTTCTTCAATTATTAATCTAAATAATTTATCTAATCCAAACTACATATATGTTGGTCAAAAACTTATCGTAAATGATTCTTCAGTGGCAAATTCTAATATTCAAACCACAAACTATACAGTTAAATTTGGTGATAATTTATGGAGCATTTCTCAGAAATTTAACACTACTATGGAAACCATATATAAAAGTAATTTACTATCTAGCTACACCATAATGCCTGGTCAAATTTTAACTATTCCTATTAATTCAACCACTGTAGTTAAACCTGTAGGGATAAATATTTATGCTACCAGGAAAAGTAATTATTATGGTGATATTTATACCTGGGAAAATGCTAGAAGACTTTTCACTGTGGATACTATCGGAACTTTAAAAGATATTAGCACCGGTATGTCTTTCGATGTGAAATATTATGGTGGTTCCAATCATGCAGACATAATTCCTTTAACTCAAAGTGATACTTATACAATGAAAAGAATATTTGGTTCTTGGTCTTGGAGTAAAAAAAGACCTATGGTGTTATATTTTAAGCAAGGTAATAGCTACTACCAATTAGCTGTTAGTGTCACTGGTATGCCTCATTCTACCACTAATATATATAATAACGGAGTATCCGGACATTTTGATATGTATTTTTATAATAGTACAAGCCATGTAAACAATTCTATAGATACAACTCATCAAAATAACATATTAAAAGCCAGCGGACGTTAA
- a CDS encoding ferritin-like domain-containing protein: protein MLKCSVCGMIINEKNYNINNSGIPEKNSLKEIKYCPFCGVPNEYLVSLDEKIIEVNDGNLDEKTEKILDHAMKLEVFNSEFYEEAALLVENEEVKKMFLHLAKIEFVHAKIHQKMAGFQELPKLTKLDYSKYKGDGGDRDLLEMARKREMHAVEYYNKYRRDVNDENVAKIFKALSEVEKDHVEMEEEAL, encoded by the coding sequence ATGTTAAAATGTAGCGTATGTGGAATGATTATAAATGAAAAGAATTATAATATAAATAATAGCGGTATACCTGAAAAAAATAGCTTAAAAGAAATAAAATATTGTCCATTTTGTGGAGTACCTAATGAATACCTAGTTTCTTTAGATGAAAAAATTATAGAGGTTAATGATGGTAATTTGGATGAAAAGACTGAAAAAATATTAGATCATGCTATGAAATTGGAAGTATTTAATAGTGAATTTTATGAGGAAGCTGCACTTTTGGTAGAAAATGAAGAGGTTAAAAAAATGTTTCTTCACTTAGCTAAAATAGAATTTGTACATGCAAAAATTCATCAAAAGATGGCTGGATTTCAAGAACTTCCTAAATTGACTAAGTTAGATTACAGCAAGTATAAAGGGGATGGAGGAGATAGAGATTTATTGGAAATGGCAAGAAAGCGAGAAATGCATGCAGTAGAGTATTATAATAAGTATAGAAGAGATGTAAATGATGAGAATGTAGCGAAAATATTCAAGGCATTGTCAGAAGTCGAAAAAGATCATGTGGAGATGGAAGAAGAAGCACTTTAA